The Ascaphus truei isolate aAscTru1 chromosome 3, aAscTru1.hap1, whole genome shotgun sequence genome includes a region encoding these proteins:
- the LOC142491550 gene encoding organic solute transporter subunit alpha-like translates to MDPTNNETNTINPICASRQAPYSYEVLQSLDITGILLFAILTLMTVVAVLVFLEEIYYVYKKIPGSKKSIIMWINSGAPIIATTSCIGMWIPRGTMFTDFTASVFLAIVIHKFQMMLVNECGGKNEFLRKFEDKKLKISTGPFCCCCVCLPYVNINRRALFVLKLGTFQFAFLRPVLMFLTIVLWTNGDYVIGNASVDGATIWINVLIGVSTITALWAVGVMFNQVRAQLSYKNIIPKFAVYQFIVILSQLQTAIINALATTGVISCVPPLPGPSRASYMNQQLLIMEMFLITLISRMLYRRKYDDVTPTVTEDEEAKDNLQNSTLHLNGIAVEDGPQHV, encoded by the exons CTCTTGACATCACTGGAATATTGTTGTTTGCTATTTTAACATTAATGACAGTCGTTGCGGTCCTGGTGTTCTTGGAAGAGATATACTATGTCTACAAGAAAATACCTGGTTCTAAAAAGTCCATTATCATGTGGATCAATTCAGGAGCTCCG ATAATAGCAACAACATCATGCATTGGAATGTGGATTCCTCGTGGTACGATGTTTACTGACTTTACTGCTTCTGT GTTTCTGGCCATAGTCATACACAAGTTTCAGATGATGCTGGTCAATGAATGCGGTGGCAAAAATGAATTCCTCAGGAAGTTTGAAGATAAAAAACTTAAAATTAGCACGGGTCccttctgctgctgctgtgtttGTCTCCCTTATGTAAACATCAACAG aCGAGCTTTATTTGTCCTGAAGTTGGGGACCTTTCAGTTTGCTTTCCTTCGGCCAGTATTGATGTTTCTAACTATAGTGCTTTGGACAAATGGAGACTACGTTATTGGCAAC GCATCTGTAGATGGAGCTACAATTTGGATTAACGTTTTAATTGGTGTCTCCACCATTACTGCTCTTTGGGCAGTTGGAGTTATGTTTAATCAAGTCAGGGCTCAGCTGTCGTATAAGAATATTATTCCTAAATTTGCAGTTTACCAG TTTATTGTCATTCTGAGTCAACTCCAAACAGCTATCATCAATGCACTTGCTACCACTGGTGTTATCTCCTGTGTTCCACCTCTTCCAGGTCCATCAAGAGCTTCGT ACATGAACCAGCAGCTCCTCATAATGGAAATGTTCCTCATTACACTAATCTCCAGAATGCTGTACCGTAGAAAATACGATGACGTGACGCCTACAGTCACTGAAGACGAGGAAGCCAAAGATAATTTACAGAACAGCACATTGCACCTCAATGGCATAGCTGTGGAAGACGGACCCCAACATGTTTAG